One region of Peribacillus simplex genomic DNA includes:
- a CDS encoding ABC transporter ATP-binding protein: MLSITDLEKSYSTKRILNGVNLKIKKGEILGFIGANGAGKTTTLNIITGILDYENGKVEINGLTKEDGIEFKKQFFFIPDTINVFKNVSGFDWIRFLMNLYGNDDKEHLGKYINRFGMQDSIKKPMGSYSYGMMHKVSLIAAFTINPPIIIMDEPLNGLDPNAVLVFKGLIKQYVEMGGTVFFSTHLLDVAEKICNTVAILKEGKIILHDEIKNIIGESSLESTFMEAQVYEGKTSIN; encoded by the coding sequence TTGTTAAGCATCACAGATTTAGAGAAAAGCTACTCAACAAAGAGGATATTGAATGGTGTAAATCTAAAAATCAAAAAAGGGGAAATTTTAGGTTTTATAGGTGCGAATGGTGCAGGAAAAACAACTACGCTGAATATTATTACGGGCATATTGGATTATGAAAATGGAAAGGTTGAAATAAATGGCCTGACCAAGGAAGACGGCATAGAATTTAAAAAACAATTTTTCTTCATTCCTGATACTATCAATGTATTTAAAAATGTTTCGGGGTTTGATTGGATTCGGTTCTTGATGAACCTATATGGGAATGACGACAAAGAACATTTGGGGAAATATATCAATCGGTTTGGGATGCAGGATTCCATTAAAAAGCCAATGGGAAGCTATTCTTATGGGATGATGCATAAGGTATCCCTGATAGCGGCTTTTACCATTAATCCCCCGATCATCATTATGGATGAACCGTTAAATGGATTAGATCCAAACGCCGTTTTAGTTTTTAAGGGGTTAATCAAACAATATGTTGAAATGGGCGGTACAGTGTTTTTCTCGACACATCTGTTAGATGTGGCAGAAAAAATTTGTAATACAGTGGCTATTTTAAAAGAGGGTAAAATCATCCTGCATGATGAAATAAAAAATATAATAGGTGAAAGTTCTTTAGAATCTACCTTTATGGAGGCTCAGGTATATGAAGGAAAAACTTCAATTAACTAG
- a CDS encoding ABC transporter permease, giving the protein MNNFTVLAKKEFVQMVREFKVIWLPLVFIFLGITQPVVSYYLPSILEALGGGQGITIDPSMAAQKGGEVLASTLGSQFDQLGVMIIIVSMMGVVQSDKANGMLAFILTRPVTVVSYISGKIISNYLFVACSVALGYLVSYLYVVFLFTSVDFVDLIIALLFYLLWILFIVSFTTMISTIFNSQGIIALISIVFLLGCRIIVGLNPVMDNLNPASMSKHAMEVLILGTVNTQAIWGALAALALTALTILVTNIWISKKKFNNE; this is encoded by the coding sequence ATGAATAATTTTACCGTTTTAGCGAAAAAGGAATTTGTTCAGATGGTACGTGAATTTAAAGTGATTTGGCTGCCACTTGTATTTATATTTTTAGGAATAACTCAACCAGTTGTAAGCTATTACTTACCTTCAATATTAGAGGCACTGGGTGGGGGCCAAGGAATCACGATTGATCCAAGCATGGCAGCCCAAAAAGGCGGCGAAGTTCTTGCAAGTACATTAGGGTCCCAATTTGATCAGCTGGGGGTCATGATCATCATCGTTTCCATGATGGGGGTCGTACAATCTGATAAAGCAAATGGTATGCTGGCTTTCATTCTTACAAGGCCCGTGACGGTTGTATCTTATATAAGCGGGAAAATCATTTCCAACTATCTATTTGTTGCCTGCAGTGTGGCATTAGGATACTTGGTTTCATATCTGTATGTAGTTTTTTTGTTTACGAGTGTTGATTTTGTGGATTTAATAATAGCTTTGTTGTTCTATCTGCTGTGGATTCTATTTATCGTTTCATTCACGACGATGATCAGTACCATTTTTAATAGTCAGGGTATTATTGCATTAATTTCGATAGTATTTCTTCTCGGCTGCAGAATCATTGTTGGTTTAAATCCGGTTATGGACAATTTGAATCCAGCGAGCATGAGTAAACACGCCATGGAAGTACTGATTTTAGGTACAGTCAATACACAGGCGATCTGGGGTGCATTAGCGGCACTTGCGTTGACGGCGCTAACGATATTAGTAACGAACATATGGATTTCAAAGAAGAAATTCAATAACGAATAA
- a CDS encoding transposase, producing MGKHHDKDFKIYAARLVLEEGRKPRELAEELNISIPTLRNWINNYKETNEEGLEDSRNGFTGLSLKEEKDKIIKDLQEENEILKKAMHIFTKQP from the coding sequence ATGGGGAAGCACCATGATAAAGATTTTAAAATTTATGCTGCTCGATTAGTATTGGAAGAAGGCAGAAAACCTAGAGAATTGGCCGAAGAGCTCAATATCTCGATACCTACATTAAGAAATTGGATCAATAATTATAAAGAAACAAATGAAGAGGGCTTGGAGGATTCCCGTAATGGTTTTACAGGGCTAAGTCTGAAAGAGGAAAAGGATAAAATAATCAAAGACTTACAGGAAGAGAATGAGATATTAAAAAAGGCAATGCATATTTTCACGAAACAACCATAA